The following are encoded in a window of Carya illinoinensis cultivar Pawnee chromosome 15, C.illinoinensisPawnee_v1, whole genome shotgun sequence genomic DNA:
- the LOC122297273 gene encoding uncharacterized protein LOC122297273 isoform X2, producing MPSGLWPLAISGFSLDIKSSIVKTTQKQDRRTGLICRSRRISREREREREMALQWVILTYLVAVEAAIAVLLTLPSPKLVKNRLVSLVSLILQPALFVVPFAGFQLLDIYWKNEHRLMCTSEICTASERDRYEKSIYKAQRNVILCAASILLYWSVYRICKYHKEIQHLEEVEKKSKEL from the exons ATGCCATCAGGCCTTTGGCCTTTGGCTATCAGTGGTTTTTCCTTGGACATTAAGTCAAGCATCGTCAAGACAACCCAGAAGCAAGACCGAAGGACGGGGCTCATATGCAGAAGTAGAAGaatatctagagagagagagagagagagagagatggcgtTGCAGTGGGTAATACTGACGTACCTGGTGGCGGTAGAGGCAGCCATAGCTGTTTTATTGACACTGCCTTCACCCAAGCTTGTCAAGAATCGTTTGGTCTCTCTGGTTTCACTTATTCTGCAACCTGCCCTCTTCGTCGTCCCCTTCGCAGGCTTCCAGCTCCTGG ACATCTATTGGAAGAACGAGCATCGCTTGATGTGCACATCTGAGATCTGCACGGCTTCTGAGAGAGATCGCTATGAGAAATCC ATCTACAAAGCTCAAAGGAATGTCATTCTGTGTGCTGCATCAATCCTTCTGTATTG GTCAGTGTACCGCATTTGTAAGTATCACAAGGAGATTCAGCACTTGGAGGAAGTGGAGAAGAAGTCCAAGGAACTGTAG
- the LOC122297192 gene encoding potassium channel SKOR-like isoform X1 gives MNRPAGGRRSEGVVYEAARDSRQGSWSAWIRNLAGSLRRSELSITRSGRVDRDGHRRSRRHRLVIRPDNKWYVAWKHFILLWAVYSSFFTPLEFGFFRGLPENLFLLDIAGQFAFLIDILVRFSVAYHDTQSDCMIYDRNLIALRYLKSRFLVDLMGCFPWDAIYKASGRQELVRYLLWIRLSRALRVTEFFAKLEKDIRINYLGTRIVKLFVVELYCTHTAACIFYYLATTVAPSKEGYTWIGSLKMGDFRYSDFRKIDLWKRYVTSLYFAIVTMATVGYGEIHAVNAREMIFIMIFVSFNMILGAYLLGNIAALVVKGSKTEKFRDKMANLIKYMNKNNLDRHISSEIKGHLRLQYDRSTTEVALLQDVPTSIQTKISQNLYEPYVEEASLFKGCSLGFIKRIASRVHEEFFLPGEVIIEPGNIIDQLYIICNGEVEEVGNVEEDETEKFIMRQQAYGSFGEVSFLCSIPQTRTVRVCELCRVLRLDKRCFTEILEICFSDGQIILNNLLEGKGPNLQTKILESNITLYIGQHESELAVRVNCAAYDGDSHRLKCLIRAGANPNKADYDGRSPLHIAASKGYKDLARFLIEQGVDINISDNFGNTPLLEAIKNGHDQVASLLVKAGATLVVDDAGGFLCTTVVRRDVDLLKKVLSNGINPNASNYDRRTPLHIAASEGLYSMAELLLEAGAIVLSRDRWGNTPLVDASIGGNKDLIKLLKVATTSQLSELSYRSQEIQDEIRQKKCRVFPFHPWDPKEERREGIVLWVPQSIQDLIQAAREQLKCSSGSCILSENGGKILDINMVTNDQKLYLVSETKEGQSECLD, from the exons ATGAATAGGCCGGCCGGAGGAAGAAGATCAGAAGGGGTTGTGTACGAGGCGGCTAGAGACTCGAGACAAGGCTCATGGTCCGCCTGGATTAGGAACTTGGCCGGGTCTTTGAGAAGATCAGAGCTGAGCATCACTCGGAGTGGAAGAGTCGACAGAGACGGCCATCGGAGAAGCAGACGGCATCGCCTTGTCATTCGTCCTGATAACAA GTGGTACGTTGCGTGGAAGCATTTCATTCTGCTATGGGCGGTGTACTCCTCCTTCTTCACGCCCCTGGAGTTCGGGTTCTTCAGAGGACTCCCGGAGAACCTCTTCCTCCTCGACATCGCCGGTCAGTTTGCCTTTCTCATCGACATCCTCGTCCGCTTCTCCGTCGCCTATCATGACACTCAGTCCGACTGCATGATCTACGACCGCAATCTCATCGCGTTGCG GTACCTGAAGTCTCGGTTCTTGGTTGATTTGATGGGATGTTTTCCCTGGGATGCAATCTACAAG GCTTCTGGAAGACAAGAGCTAGTCAGGTACCTGTTGTGGATTAGGTTGAGTCGAGCACTTAGAGTGACAGAGTTTTTTGCGAAGTTGGAGAAAGATATTAGGATAAATTACCTTGGAACAAGAATTGTGAAACTCTTTGTTGTGGAACTCTATTGCACTCATACTGCTGCCTGCATCTTTTACTATCTTGCTACCACTGTGGCTCCCTCCAAGGAAGGTTACACATGGATTGGAAGTTTGAAGATGGGTGATTTCAGATATTCAGACTTTAGAAAAATTGATCTTTGGAAGCGTTATGTAACATCTCTCTATTTTGCCATTGTTACCATGGCTACTGTTG GTTATGGAGAGATACATGCAGTCAATGCCAGGGAAATGATATTCATTATGATTTTTGTGTCATTTAATATGATTCTTGGTGCTTATCTGCTTGGTAACATAGCAGCACTAGTAGTAAAAGGATCGAAGACAGAAAAattcagggataaaatggcaaACCTTATCAAATACATGAACAAAAACAATCTTGATAGGCACATAAGCAGTGAGATCAAAGGTCATCTGCGATTACAATATGACCGCAGCACTACAGAAGTTGCTTTACTTCAGGATGTTCCAACCTCTATTCAGACTAAG ATTTCACAGAACTTATATGAGCCATATGTTGAAGAAGCTTCTCTTTTCAAGGGGTGCTCTCTGGGATTCATAAAGCGGATT GCAAGCAGAGTCCATGAGGAGTTTTTCCTCCCAGGAGAAGTGATTATAGAACCGGGAAACATAATAGATCAACTTTATATCATATGTAATGGTGAAGTG GAGGAGGTAGGAAATGTGGAAGAGGATGAAACAGAGAAATTTATTATGCGTCAGCAAGCTTATGGGTCATTTGGCGaggtttcttttctttgtagCATTCCTCAGACTCGTACAGTTCGAGTTTGTGAACTATGCAGGGTCTTGCGGCTTGATAAACGTTGTTTTACAGAAATCCTGGAGATATGTTTTTCTGATGGACAGATTATCTTGAACAACCTCCTTGAG GGAAAGGGCCCCAACCTCCAGACCAAGATTTTGGAATCAaatataacactatatattgGACAGCATGAATCAGAGCTGGCTGTGAGGGTTAATTGTGCTGCCTATGATGGAGATTCTCATCGCCTAAAATGTTTGATCAGAGCAGGTGCCAATCCCAACAAAGCAGATTATGATGGTAGATCACCTTTG CATATTGCGGCATCCAAGGGATACAAAGATCTTGCTCGTTTCCTTATTGAACAAGGAGTGGACATCAACATTTCAG ATAATTTTGGGAACACTCCCTTACTTGAAGCCATCAAGAATGGGCACGATCAAGTAGCTTCTTTACTCGTTAAGGCAGGGGCAACACTTGTGGTTGATGATGCTGGTGGTTTTCTCTGCACTACCGTTGTGAGGAGGGATGTGGATCTTCTGAAAAAGGTTTTGTCCAATGGAATTAATCCAAATGCCAGTAATTATGATCGCCGAACACCACTTCACATAGCTGCCTCAGAAGGGTTATATTCAATGGCAGAGTTACTTCTAGAAGCAGGAGCAATTGTTTTGTCAAGGGACAG ATGGGGAAATACTCCACTTGTTGATGCCTCTATAGGTGGAAATAAAGATTTGATCAAACTGCTCAAAGTTGCAACAACTTCTCAGTTGTCTGAGTTATCCTATCGTTCTCAGGAAATTCAAG ACGAAATACGACAGAAGAAATGCAGAGTGTTCCCTTTTCACCCATGGGATCCCAAAGAGGAGAGAAGAGAGGGAATTGTGTTGTGGGTTCCACAAAGCATTCAAGATCTCATCCAAGCAGCAAGGGAGCAGTTGAAATGTTCAAGTGGCTCTTGTATTTTGTCTGAAAATGGGGGCAAAATCCTTGATATAAACATGGTTACCAATGATCAGAAGCTATATCTGGTTTCTGAAACAAAAGAGGGGCAATCAGAGTGCCTAGACTGA
- the LOC122297192 gene encoding potassium channel SKOR-like isoform X2 — MNRPAGGRRSEGVVYEAARDSRQGSWSAWIRNLAGSLRRSELSITRSGRVDRDGHRRSRRHRLVIRPDNKWYVAWKHFILLWAVYSSFFTPLEFGFFRGLPENLFLLDIAGQFAFLIDILVRFSVAYHDTQSDCMIYDRNLIALRYLKSRFLVDLMGCFPWDAIYKASGRQELVRYLLWIRLSRALRVTEFFAKLEKDIRINYLGTRIVKLFVVELYCTHTAACIFYYLATTVAPSKEGYTWIGSLKMGDFRYSDFRKIDLWKRYVTSLYFAIVTMATVGYGEIHAVNAREMIFIMIFVSFNMILGAYLLGNIAALVVKGSKTEKFRDKMANLIKYMNKNNLDRHISSEIKGHLRLQYDRSTTEVALLQDVPTSIQTKISQNLYEPYVEEASLFKGCSLGFIKRIASRVHEEFFLPGEVIIEPGNIIDQLYIICNGEVEEVGNVEEDETEKFIMRQQAYGSFGEVSFLCSIPQTRTVRVCELCRVLRLDKRCFTEILEICFSDGQIILNNLLEGKGPNLQTKILESNITLYIGQHESELAVRVNCAAYDGDSHRLKCLIRAGANPNKADYDGRSPLHIAASKGYKDLARFLIEQGVDINISAIKNGHDQVASLLVKAGATLVVDDAGGFLCTTVVRRDVDLLKKVLSNGINPNASNYDRRTPLHIAASEGLYSMAELLLEAGAIVLSRDRWGNTPLVDASIGGNKDLIKLLKVATTSQLSELSYRSQEIQDEIRQKKCRVFPFHPWDPKEERREGIVLWVPQSIQDLIQAAREQLKCSSGSCILSENGGKILDINMVTNDQKLYLVSETKEGQSECLD; from the exons ATGAATAGGCCGGCCGGAGGAAGAAGATCAGAAGGGGTTGTGTACGAGGCGGCTAGAGACTCGAGACAAGGCTCATGGTCCGCCTGGATTAGGAACTTGGCCGGGTCTTTGAGAAGATCAGAGCTGAGCATCACTCGGAGTGGAAGAGTCGACAGAGACGGCCATCGGAGAAGCAGACGGCATCGCCTTGTCATTCGTCCTGATAACAA GTGGTACGTTGCGTGGAAGCATTTCATTCTGCTATGGGCGGTGTACTCCTCCTTCTTCACGCCCCTGGAGTTCGGGTTCTTCAGAGGACTCCCGGAGAACCTCTTCCTCCTCGACATCGCCGGTCAGTTTGCCTTTCTCATCGACATCCTCGTCCGCTTCTCCGTCGCCTATCATGACACTCAGTCCGACTGCATGATCTACGACCGCAATCTCATCGCGTTGCG GTACCTGAAGTCTCGGTTCTTGGTTGATTTGATGGGATGTTTTCCCTGGGATGCAATCTACAAG GCTTCTGGAAGACAAGAGCTAGTCAGGTACCTGTTGTGGATTAGGTTGAGTCGAGCACTTAGAGTGACAGAGTTTTTTGCGAAGTTGGAGAAAGATATTAGGATAAATTACCTTGGAACAAGAATTGTGAAACTCTTTGTTGTGGAACTCTATTGCACTCATACTGCTGCCTGCATCTTTTACTATCTTGCTACCACTGTGGCTCCCTCCAAGGAAGGTTACACATGGATTGGAAGTTTGAAGATGGGTGATTTCAGATATTCAGACTTTAGAAAAATTGATCTTTGGAAGCGTTATGTAACATCTCTCTATTTTGCCATTGTTACCATGGCTACTGTTG GTTATGGAGAGATACATGCAGTCAATGCCAGGGAAATGATATTCATTATGATTTTTGTGTCATTTAATATGATTCTTGGTGCTTATCTGCTTGGTAACATAGCAGCACTAGTAGTAAAAGGATCGAAGACAGAAAAattcagggataaaatggcaaACCTTATCAAATACATGAACAAAAACAATCTTGATAGGCACATAAGCAGTGAGATCAAAGGTCATCTGCGATTACAATATGACCGCAGCACTACAGAAGTTGCTTTACTTCAGGATGTTCCAACCTCTATTCAGACTAAG ATTTCACAGAACTTATATGAGCCATATGTTGAAGAAGCTTCTCTTTTCAAGGGGTGCTCTCTGGGATTCATAAAGCGGATT GCAAGCAGAGTCCATGAGGAGTTTTTCCTCCCAGGAGAAGTGATTATAGAACCGGGAAACATAATAGATCAACTTTATATCATATGTAATGGTGAAGTG GAGGAGGTAGGAAATGTGGAAGAGGATGAAACAGAGAAATTTATTATGCGTCAGCAAGCTTATGGGTCATTTGGCGaggtttcttttctttgtagCATTCCTCAGACTCGTACAGTTCGAGTTTGTGAACTATGCAGGGTCTTGCGGCTTGATAAACGTTGTTTTACAGAAATCCTGGAGATATGTTTTTCTGATGGACAGATTATCTTGAACAACCTCCTTGAG GGAAAGGGCCCCAACCTCCAGACCAAGATTTTGGAATCAaatataacactatatattgGACAGCATGAATCAGAGCTGGCTGTGAGGGTTAATTGTGCTGCCTATGATGGAGATTCTCATCGCCTAAAATGTTTGATCAGAGCAGGTGCCAATCCCAACAAAGCAGATTATGATGGTAGATCACCTTTG CATATTGCGGCATCCAAGGGATACAAAGATCTTGCTCGTTTCCTTATTGAACAAGGAGTGGACATCAACATTTCAG CCATCAAGAATGGGCACGATCAAGTAGCTTCTTTACTCGTTAAGGCAGGGGCAACACTTGTGGTTGATGATGCTGGTGGTTTTCTCTGCACTACCGTTGTGAGGAGGGATGTGGATCTTCTGAAAAAGGTTTTGTCCAATGGAATTAATCCAAATGCCAGTAATTATGATCGCCGAACACCACTTCACATAGCTGCCTCAGAAGGGTTATATTCAATGGCAGAGTTACTTCTAGAAGCAGGAGCAATTGTTTTGTCAAGGGACAG ATGGGGAAATACTCCACTTGTTGATGCCTCTATAGGTGGAAATAAAGATTTGATCAAACTGCTCAAAGTTGCAACAACTTCTCAGTTGTCTGAGTTATCCTATCGTTCTCAGGAAATTCAAG ACGAAATACGACAGAAGAAATGCAGAGTGTTCCCTTTTCACCCATGGGATCCCAAAGAGGAGAGAAGAGAGGGAATTGTGTTGTGGGTTCCACAAAGCATTCAAGATCTCATCCAAGCAGCAAGGGAGCAGTTGAAATGTTCAAGTGGCTCTTGTATTTTGTCTGAAAATGGGGGCAAAATCCTTGATATAAACATGGTTACCAATGATCAGAAGCTATATCTGGTTTCTGAAACAAAAGAGGGGCAATCAGAGTGCCTAGACTGA
- the LOC122297273 gene encoding uncharacterized protein LOC122297273 isoform X1 has protein sequence MPSGLWPLAISGFSLDIKSSIVKTTQKQDRRTGLICRSRRISREREREREMALQWVILTYLVAVEAAIAVLLTLPSPKLVKNRLVSLVSLILQPALFVVPFAGFQLLDIYWKNEHRLMCTSEICTASERDRYEKSVSFSFFLLIYKAQRNVILCAASILLYWSVYRICKYHKEIQHLEEVEKKSKEL, from the exons ATGCCATCAGGCCTTTGGCCTTTGGCTATCAGTGGTTTTTCCTTGGACATTAAGTCAAGCATCGTCAAGACAACCCAGAAGCAAGACCGAAGGACGGGGCTCATATGCAGAAGTAGAAGaatatctagagagagagagagagagagagagatggcgtTGCAGTGGGTAATACTGACGTACCTGGTGGCGGTAGAGGCAGCCATAGCTGTTTTATTGACACTGCCTTCACCCAAGCTTGTCAAGAATCGTTTGGTCTCTCTGGTTTCACTTATTCTGCAACCTGCCCTCTTCGTCGTCCCCTTCGCAGGCTTCCAGCTCCTGG ACATCTATTGGAAGAACGAGCATCGCTTGATGTGCACATCTGAGATCTGCACGGCTTCTGAGAGAGATCGCTATGAGAAATCCGtaagcttttctttctttttattg ATCTACAAAGCTCAAAGGAATGTCATTCTGTGTGCTGCATCAATCCTTCTGTATTG GTCAGTGTACCGCATTTGTAAGTATCACAAGGAGATTCAGCACTTGGAGGAAGTGGAGAAGAAGTCCAAGGAACTGTAG
- the LOC122297192 gene encoding potassium channel SKOR-like isoform X3, whose protein sequence is MNRPAGGRRSEGVVYEAARDSRQGSWSAWIRNLAGSLRRSELSITRSGRVDRDGHRRSRRHRLVIRPDNKWYVAWKHFILLWAVYSSFFTPLEFGFFRGLPENLFLLDIAGQFAFLIDILVRFSVAYHDTQSDCMIYDRNLIALRYLKSRFLVDLMGCFPWDAIYKASGRQELVRYLLWIRLSRALRVTEFFAKLEKDIRINYLGTRIVKLFVVELYCTHTAACIFYYLATTVAPSKEGYTWIGSLKMGDFRYSDFRKIDLWKRYVTSLYFAIVTMATVGYGEIHAVNAREMIFIMIFVSFNMILGAYLLGNIAALVVKGSKTEKFRDKMANLIKYMNKNNLDRHISSEIKGHLRLQYDRSTTEVALLQDVPTSIQTKISQNLYEPYVEEASLFKGCSLGFIKRIASRVHEEFFLPGEVIIEPGNIIDQLYIICNGEVEEVGNVEEDETEKFIMRQQAYGSFGEVSFLCSIPQTRTVRVCELCRVLRLDKRCFTEILEICFSDGQIILNNLLEGKGPNLQTKILESNITLYIGQHESELAVRVNCAAYDGDSHRLKCLIRAGANPNKADYDGRSPLHIAASKGYKDLARFLIEQGVDINISDNFGNTPLLEAIKNGHDQVASLLVKAGATLVVDDAGGFLCTTVVRRDVDLLKKVLSNGINPNASNYDRRTPLHIAASEGLYSMAELLLEAGAIVLSRDRWGNTPLVDASIGGNKDLIKLLKVATTSQLSELSYRSQEIQVT, encoded by the exons ATGAATAGGCCGGCCGGAGGAAGAAGATCAGAAGGGGTTGTGTACGAGGCGGCTAGAGACTCGAGACAAGGCTCATGGTCCGCCTGGATTAGGAACTTGGCCGGGTCTTTGAGAAGATCAGAGCTGAGCATCACTCGGAGTGGAAGAGTCGACAGAGACGGCCATCGGAGAAGCAGACGGCATCGCCTTGTCATTCGTCCTGATAACAA GTGGTACGTTGCGTGGAAGCATTTCATTCTGCTATGGGCGGTGTACTCCTCCTTCTTCACGCCCCTGGAGTTCGGGTTCTTCAGAGGACTCCCGGAGAACCTCTTCCTCCTCGACATCGCCGGTCAGTTTGCCTTTCTCATCGACATCCTCGTCCGCTTCTCCGTCGCCTATCATGACACTCAGTCCGACTGCATGATCTACGACCGCAATCTCATCGCGTTGCG GTACCTGAAGTCTCGGTTCTTGGTTGATTTGATGGGATGTTTTCCCTGGGATGCAATCTACAAG GCTTCTGGAAGACAAGAGCTAGTCAGGTACCTGTTGTGGATTAGGTTGAGTCGAGCACTTAGAGTGACAGAGTTTTTTGCGAAGTTGGAGAAAGATATTAGGATAAATTACCTTGGAACAAGAATTGTGAAACTCTTTGTTGTGGAACTCTATTGCACTCATACTGCTGCCTGCATCTTTTACTATCTTGCTACCACTGTGGCTCCCTCCAAGGAAGGTTACACATGGATTGGAAGTTTGAAGATGGGTGATTTCAGATATTCAGACTTTAGAAAAATTGATCTTTGGAAGCGTTATGTAACATCTCTCTATTTTGCCATTGTTACCATGGCTACTGTTG GTTATGGAGAGATACATGCAGTCAATGCCAGGGAAATGATATTCATTATGATTTTTGTGTCATTTAATATGATTCTTGGTGCTTATCTGCTTGGTAACATAGCAGCACTAGTAGTAAAAGGATCGAAGACAGAAAAattcagggataaaatggcaaACCTTATCAAATACATGAACAAAAACAATCTTGATAGGCACATAAGCAGTGAGATCAAAGGTCATCTGCGATTACAATATGACCGCAGCACTACAGAAGTTGCTTTACTTCAGGATGTTCCAACCTCTATTCAGACTAAG ATTTCACAGAACTTATATGAGCCATATGTTGAAGAAGCTTCTCTTTTCAAGGGGTGCTCTCTGGGATTCATAAAGCGGATT GCAAGCAGAGTCCATGAGGAGTTTTTCCTCCCAGGAGAAGTGATTATAGAACCGGGAAACATAATAGATCAACTTTATATCATATGTAATGGTGAAGTG GAGGAGGTAGGAAATGTGGAAGAGGATGAAACAGAGAAATTTATTATGCGTCAGCAAGCTTATGGGTCATTTGGCGaggtttcttttctttgtagCATTCCTCAGACTCGTACAGTTCGAGTTTGTGAACTATGCAGGGTCTTGCGGCTTGATAAACGTTGTTTTACAGAAATCCTGGAGATATGTTTTTCTGATGGACAGATTATCTTGAACAACCTCCTTGAG GGAAAGGGCCCCAACCTCCAGACCAAGATTTTGGAATCAaatataacactatatattgGACAGCATGAATCAGAGCTGGCTGTGAGGGTTAATTGTGCTGCCTATGATGGAGATTCTCATCGCCTAAAATGTTTGATCAGAGCAGGTGCCAATCCCAACAAAGCAGATTATGATGGTAGATCACCTTTG CATATTGCGGCATCCAAGGGATACAAAGATCTTGCTCGTTTCCTTATTGAACAAGGAGTGGACATCAACATTTCAG ATAATTTTGGGAACACTCCCTTACTTGAAGCCATCAAGAATGGGCACGATCAAGTAGCTTCTTTACTCGTTAAGGCAGGGGCAACACTTGTGGTTGATGATGCTGGTGGTTTTCTCTGCACTACCGTTGTGAGGAGGGATGTGGATCTTCTGAAAAAGGTTTTGTCCAATGGAATTAATCCAAATGCCAGTAATTATGATCGCCGAACACCACTTCACATAGCTGCCTCAGAAGGGTTATATTCAATGGCAGAGTTACTTCTAGAAGCAGGAGCAATTGTTTTGTCAAGGGACAG ATGGGGAAATACTCCACTTGTTGATGCCTCTATAGGTGGAAATAAAGATTTGATCAAACTGCTCAAAGTTGCAACAACTTCTCAGTTGTCTGAGTTATCCTATCGTTCTCAGGAAATTCAAG tgacttGA
- the LOC122297192 gene encoding potassium channel KOR1-like isoform X4: MNRPAGGRRSEGVVYEAARDSRQGSWSAWIRNLAGSLRRSELSITRSGRVDRDGHRRSRRHRLVIRPDNKWYVAWKHFILLWAVYSSFFTPLEFGFFRGLPENLFLLDIAGQFAFLIDILVRFSVAYHDTQSDCMIYDRNLIALRYLKSRFLVDLMGCFPWDAIYKASGRQELVRYLLWIRLSRALRVTEFFAKLEKDIRINYLGTRIVKLFVVELYCTHTAACIFYYLATTVAPSKEGYTWIGSLKMGDFRYSDFRKIDLWKRYVTSLYFAIVTMATVGYGEIHAVNAREMIFIMIFVSFNMILGAYLLGNIAALVVKGSKTEKFRDKMANLIKYMNKNNLDRHISSEIKGHLRLQYDRSTTEVALLQDVPTSIQTKISQNLYEPYVEEASLFKGCSLGFIKRIASRVHEEFFLPGEVIIEPGNIIDQLYIICNGEVEEVGNVEEDETEKFIMRQQAYGSFGEVSFLCSIPQTRTVRVCELCRVLRLDKRCFTEILEICFSDGQIILNNLLEGKGPNLQTKILESNITLYIGQHESELAVRVNCAAYDGDSHRLKCLIRAGANPNKADYDGRSPLHIAASKGYKDLARFLIEQGVDINISGRGNTCG, encoded by the exons ATGAATAGGCCGGCCGGAGGAAGAAGATCAGAAGGGGTTGTGTACGAGGCGGCTAGAGACTCGAGACAAGGCTCATGGTCCGCCTGGATTAGGAACTTGGCCGGGTCTTTGAGAAGATCAGAGCTGAGCATCACTCGGAGTGGAAGAGTCGACAGAGACGGCCATCGGAGAAGCAGACGGCATCGCCTTGTCATTCGTCCTGATAACAA GTGGTACGTTGCGTGGAAGCATTTCATTCTGCTATGGGCGGTGTACTCCTCCTTCTTCACGCCCCTGGAGTTCGGGTTCTTCAGAGGACTCCCGGAGAACCTCTTCCTCCTCGACATCGCCGGTCAGTTTGCCTTTCTCATCGACATCCTCGTCCGCTTCTCCGTCGCCTATCATGACACTCAGTCCGACTGCATGATCTACGACCGCAATCTCATCGCGTTGCG GTACCTGAAGTCTCGGTTCTTGGTTGATTTGATGGGATGTTTTCCCTGGGATGCAATCTACAAG GCTTCTGGAAGACAAGAGCTAGTCAGGTACCTGTTGTGGATTAGGTTGAGTCGAGCACTTAGAGTGACAGAGTTTTTTGCGAAGTTGGAGAAAGATATTAGGATAAATTACCTTGGAACAAGAATTGTGAAACTCTTTGTTGTGGAACTCTATTGCACTCATACTGCTGCCTGCATCTTTTACTATCTTGCTACCACTGTGGCTCCCTCCAAGGAAGGTTACACATGGATTGGAAGTTTGAAGATGGGTGATTTCAGATATTCAGACTTTAGAAAAATTGATCTTTGGAAGCGTTATGTAACATCTCTCTATTTTGCCATTGTTACCATGGCTACTGTTG GTTATGGAGAGATACATGCAGTCAATGCCAGGGAAATGATATTCATTATGATTTTTGTGTCATTTAATATGATTCTTGGTGCTTATCTGCTTGGTAACATAGCAGCACTAGTAGTAAAAGGATCGAAGACAGAAAAattcagggataaaatggcaaACCTTATCAAATACATGAACAAAAACAATCTTGATAGGCACATAAGCAGTGAGATCAAAGGTCATCTGCGATTACAATATGACCGCAGCACTACAGAAGTTGCTTTACTTCAGGATGTTCCAACCTCTATTCAGACTAAG ATTTCACAGAACTTATATGAGCCATATGTTGAAGAAGCTTCTCTTTTCAAGGGGTGCTCTCTGGGATTCATAAAGCGGATT GCAAGCAGAGTCCATGAGGAGTTTTTCCTCCCAGGAGAAGTGATTATAGAACCGGGAAACATAATAGATCAACTTTATATCATATGTAATGGTGAAGTG GAGGAGGTAGGAAATGTGGAAGAGGATGAAACAGAGAAATTTATTATGCGTCAGCAAGCTTATGGGTCATTTGGCGaggtttcttttctttgtagCATTCCTCAGACTCGTACAGTTCGAGTTTGTGAACTATGCAGGGTCTTGCGGCTTGATAAACGTTGTTTTACAGAAATCCTGGAGATATGTTTTTCTGATGGACAGATTATCTTGAACAACCTCCTTGAG GGAAAGGGCCCCAACCTCCAGACCAAGATTTTGGAATCAaatataacactatatattgGACAGCATGAATCAGAGCTGGCTGTGAGGGTTAATTGTGCTGCCTATGATGGAGATTCTCATCGCCTAAAATGTTTGATCAGAGCAGGTGCCAATCCCAACAAAGCAGATTATGATGGTAGATCACCTTTG CATATTGCGGCATCCAAGGGATACAAAGATCTTGCTCGTTTCCTTATTGAACAAGGAGTGGACATCAACATTTCAG GCAGGGGCAACACTTGTGGTTGA